A section of the Numida meleagris isolate 19003 breed g44 Domestic line chromosome 16, NumMel1.0, whole genome shotgun sequence genome encodes:
- the LOC110406983 gene encoding olfactory receptor 10A7-like — MGSCGVDLRAETAWAEIHHLPPQISLISEPFEPVMSPESLQRENLSSPTSFILLGFSSAYKAQVSLCVGFSLIYLVTLLGNLLVMTLVWLDAHLHSPMYYFLGHLSFLDICYSSVTLPKILRDSFSPQKTISLVGCITQIYFFLCFGGSECVLLAAMAYDRYLAICHPLHYTALMSKKICHCLVAVSWLSGSLSSLIQALLTAHLQFCGFNAINHLFCEIPFLLDVSCSPNTLLNKAVSYALAATIAVGSFLLTLASYVHILQAVLQKGAERQKAFATCTSHLTVVSLFFGTGAITYLVPQSSSSKEMDKILALLYAIVTPMLNPIIYSLRNNEFQGAIRKALLTGRRVTSGDVSRPGGDP; from the exons ATGGGTTCCTGTGGTGTTGACTTGAGGGCTGAAACCGCGTGGGCTGAGATTCACCACCTGCCCCCACAGATATCTCTCATCTCAGAGCCCTTTGAGCCAGTT ATGAGCCCTGAGTCCCTGCAGAGGGAAAATCTCAGCAGCCCCACCTCATTTATTCTCTTGGGGTTTTCCAGTGCCTACAAAGCACAGGTGTCCCTGTGCGTGGGCTTCTCGCTTATTTACCTGGTGACTctgctgggcaacctgctcgTAATGACCCTGGTCTGGCTGGATGCTCACCTGCACTCCCCCATGTACTACTTCCTGGGCCACCTCTCCTTCCTGGACATCTGCTACTCCTCTGTCACGCTCCCTAAAATCCTCAGAGACTCCTTCTCACCACAGAAGACCATTTCCTTGGTGGGCTGCATCACACAGATCtacttcttcctttgctttggGGGCTCTGAGTGTGTGCTCCTGGCTGCCATGGCCTACGATCGGTACCTGGCCATCTGCCACCCCCTCCACTACACAGCACTTATGAGCAAGAAGATTTGCCACTGCCTAGTGGCTGTCTCATGGTTGAGTGGCTCCCTCTCATCTCTGATCCAGGCCCTCCTCACAGCCCACTTACAATTCTGTGGGTTCAATGCGATCAACCATTTGTTCTGTGAGATTCCCTTCTTGTTGGATGTGTCCTGCAGCCCTAACACTCTTCTCAACAAGGCTGTCTCATATGCTTTGGCTGCAACTATTGCCGTGGGCTCTTTCCTCCTTACTCTTGCATCATATGTTCACATcctccaggctgtgctgcagaagggagcagagaggcagaaggCCTTTGCCACCTGCACCTCCCACCTGACCgtggtgtccctgttctttgGCACTGGAGCTATTACGTACCTGGTGCCTCAATCCAGCAGCTCCAAGGAGATGGACAAGATCCTTGCCCTGCTGTATGCCATTGTAACCCCCATGCTGAACCCCATCATCTACAGCTTGAGAAACAATGAGTTCCAAGGGGCCATCAGAAAAGCCCTGT TGACAGGCAGAAGGGTGACTTCTGGGGATGTCAGTAGACCAGGAGGGGATCCATAA